ACCAGAATGGCACATTCTGAGAATCAAAGGCAAAAGACTTCGCTTTTAATACGGCACTATCCTGAAGTTTCTTCCAGTGAATACCATCTGCCGAAACATAAGGGAGCAAGCCACCAGGATGGTATCCACCCAAAGCTTTATATCGCTGATCTTTAGGAGCAGCCGGATTTGCATCCAGGAACGGGCAAAAATTATGTGTTACCGGAGCAGCATCGGCCAAAATAACATTGTTTTTAAGAGACCCCCGAACGTTATAAATTCCCAGATCAGGTTTAATCCAATGCACCCCATCCTTAGACTCCGCATAACAGGTTACTTCCATTGGGCTACCGTCTCCCGGCACTGGTAATCCCCGGTAATATGCTCTTAAAATATCTCCATCTTTAATAATGGTCGTATAACCGCTAAACGGACCCTCCCAAGGGCTGTCAAATTTCAATACAGCTCCTTCATTACGCGGTGTGTGCATCACCATCTTTACATCTGTAAGTTTATCGATCAGGTAATGATCTACAAAAATCTCACGCTTATCGCCGAGACGCACAATCTGATGTTGCTGCCCAAAACCTACGATGGGATTATATACTATACTTATAAGGAAGACGGCCCAAATTATACACCTAAAATTCATTCTCCAATAGCGTTTAGTTATTATCAAATTAATGTGTCAGAAGGCAATTCCGCCTGTTAAAAGAAAAATATTTAAAGGCTGTAAAAATTAATCTCCCTTTCACCAGAGAAACATTTACAGCCTTTAATTCAGCTATTCAACGATAGTAATTGCTGCGCTTAATTAATATACTTTTTCAAAATATCCGCCCATATATAATATCCTTTCTTTGTTAAATGCACGCCATCCCAGGTACAATCTTTAAAGAGATGACCACTGGCATCTGAAAATGGCGTGTGAATATCTATCAACGTTATTCTTTCCTCCGCTGCAATTTCTATAAGGGCGGCATTTATCTTTAGGATGTGTGCTTCTTTATTGAAATGGTTCATCTGTCTTGTAAAGGAGCTATTGGTAGGAAGTAAGGTCTGAAAATAAATCCTTGTCCTGGGCGAGCCCTCTTTGATCCGTGTAATCATCCTTTTATAATTTCTGATGATAATACTGTCGGGAATGCCGGCAGACACGTCATTGATTCCAATCAATATAAAAACCTTTCGCGGTTTCCCATCAATTACTTCATCCAGCCGTTCAAGTACCCCAAAAGTATTGTCGCCTGGAATACCCCTGTTTTTAATATGGGATGAGCGTAATAGCTCACCCCATTCTCCCCAGAAAGTAATACTGTTTCCCAACAATACAATGTCCTTTTTTGAATGGCGAAAGGACTTAAACAGCTCCAACCTCGGGACGTATACGTTAGGACGGGATATGCTGTCCAATTTAATTTCCTGCGCAACGCCCCTTAGAGGATTCAGCAAGACAGATAAAATAATGACTACTGATAAATGAAACTTCATTTCACACAGAATTTATAAACCCGGTATATTTCTTCTCTTTAATCAAAGAACTTAAGGATGATCCCATCCATCATTCTGGACCAGATTCTTATTTAACACTAATTCGTTGAATGGAATTGGCGCATAATATTTTTTATCAGCATAATCTCTCACAATATTAGCGCGCCAGATGATTCTACCTTTATCTCCTTCTGATAGTTTAACCGAAGCATTGTCTATAATGACATAGACAACTCCCGGAACGCTGACAGCGGGCGCCTGGTCAACAAATGACACATCAGGTACGCCATCTTCGTTTAAGTCTACCAGTTTATTTTTTTCCGGCACATAAATCCCGTCATATTCTTTCTCCAGCAGCTTTCCTTTCTTCCAGCGTTTCAGGTCATCATATCTAAGACCTTCGCCAGCCAACTCTATACCACGTTCTCTTCTTACTTCGAGAACAGGAATTGAACTGATATCATCAAAGAAGTTGGCTTGCATATAGGCATCGATGGTGGTTGGCATGGCGATATTCGTAATACCCGCACGTTGTCTCAACAAAGCTATGGTCTTGTTCCAATCGTCAGTAGAAAAAGTACCCAATTCAGCTTTTGCTTCTGCATAATTCAACAGTACTTCTGCATACCGTATAATAGGTATGGAATTGAAATTGCCATTAATGCCATCAAGGGATTTGTCATCGGTAGTGAACTTCAAAATATGGTACCCGGTGAATGTGTAGAGAAAATCTGGCGGAGCAGGTGAACCGTCGGATCTTTTGTAGTTTCCCAGGCGTATCGTTTGAGATAACCTTTTATCCCGGTTTTTAACTTCATCCTGGAACTCTTCTGTGGCATAGCCCGCACCATCCGTAAAGCGCGTACCATCGATATTCAGATAGGTATTAATAAACCGCTTTACAAAACTGATTTTAGGACCGAGCGATGCACTGGTAAATGTCCAGTTGGCAACATGCCACTTTTTCAAAGTGTTATTACTGATAGAGGCCAGCATTACCTCACTGCTAGGAGGGTTTTCAGATACAAACAATGTTCTGTAATCCTTATCGGGGTTACCGGTTGAATTAAGCGAATAGGTTCCGCTTGTCATGATCTGATTGGCCGACTCAGCTGCATTTTGTAACCAGGTTTGTGCTGTACCTGATAACGACAATTCAGTATGATATTTTCTATAAGTTCCTTCGTAAAGACAAATTCTGGATTTTAAGGCCAGCGCAACCCATTTGGTGATTGCTGAGCAGGTATTATCCTTTTTTGAATCGATGTTCTCACAGGCAAAATTAATATCTGCCAATACAGAATCCATTACCAAAGTTCTCGGATCTTTTGCTTTATACAGTGCTTCATCGGTGGGTGATAGCGGCTGGCTGTACCAGGGAACATCGCCAAACTGTTTAACCTTATTATAGTAAAACCATGCCCTGAAAAAACGGGCAATGCCTGCATAGTGATTCTTCCGGGCTTCTGCTACAGGAGCCTTTTGGTAGTTAGCCAGAAAATAATTCACATTTCTAAGCGTGGTCCAGGTCCAACCAGTTGCTTGCTGGGCAGAATATACACCGTACAAATAAGGAGAAACATCCCTAACGGTTATGATATCACTCAGCTTATCACCGATATAAAGGTTACTGAAGTCCCCGTAACCATAAATGTCGGCAGGCGTGGGAATCATCTGGCTATAGAATGAATTAATATACAATTGTAGATTTTCTTCACTAGAAAACGCCTCGTCTGGAGTCAGGCTATCTAATGGATTCCGTTCAAGCGCCTTTTTACAGGAGCCTAACAATATTAATACCAGAAATAGATAATATCTTTTCATCTAATAAAAATTAATATTGAATGACTAAAAAGTTACGTTCACGCCGAAAGTGTAAGTCTTGAGCATAGGATAAACATTCCCATCACCCTGCGTAGTCTGATAAGTACCCACCTCAATTGTTTCCGGATCTATATCAGGTATGTGTTTGAACATGGGTGAAAAGGTCCAAATGTTTTGTCCGGACAAGTAAAACCTGACATTACTAATATTCATGCGTTTGGTGATATGCTGCGGTAGCGTATATCCGATGGTCAGATCTTTCAATCTTATATAGGATACGTTCTGCAAATAACGTGTTTGAGGCGTCCCGAGCTGACGGGGAGGATAGGTAGTTCCAAATCTATACCGTGGAAAGTAGGCATCAGGATTATCTTCTGTCCAATGATCCAACGTATGTTTTGGTAAAACTGCATATGATCTTCCGTATTGGCCCCAAAACAAATCACTTTCATAGCCTGGATACCAATTCCTTTTTCCTACACCCTGAAAGAAAACTGACAGAGAGAAATTATTCCAATCCCAATTTGAATTGATGCTGTAGGTAAAACGCGGTTGTGAATTGCCAATGATGGCTATATCACCATGATCATCCACCGTGCTTTTCCCTTTGTTAATTTTCCCATCCTCATTCAAATCCTTGAATTTAATATCTCCGGGATACAATTTATTCCCAGAAGAGATGATCACAAAGCTCTGGTCAGCATGACTGGCAATATCTTCCTTTGAAGTGAAGAAGCCGTCATTTACATAGCCCCAGATATCGCCCACTCGCTGTCCTACGTAGTAGGTAGAAATCAGGTTATTAGGGTTGTAGAACTTTGTAATATAGGATTGATTGTCAGATAACGTAAAGCGGAAGCTGTAATTGATGGGTTTATTCGATTTAATCTGGTCAGACCATCTTAAAGAAGCTTCAAATCCTTTCGTACTTAAATCCGCATAATTCCCAACCGGTACTGCCGCGCCGAATACAGCCGGCAATGGTTGTCCGGAAGTAATCATATCGGTCGTATTCCTTTGATACCAATCAAAAGAAGCACTCAGCCTGTTGTGCAATACGTCAATATCAACGCCTAAATCGAGTGTAGTTGCTTTTTCCCAGGTTAATCCATCCGGTATTACACCCGGTTGTTGTATATAGGTTGGGAAAACACCATTGACGATGGTTGCGGAAGTGCCAGCTCTTACTTGTTGAATATACCTATAAGAACCAATTTGCCCGTTACCCAAAGTACCATATGACCCTCTCAACTTAAAATTATCAAGCCACCGGCGGGTATCTTTCATGAAGCCCTCTTCTGCAAGCCGCCATCCTGCGGAAACAGAGGGGAAAAATCCAAATCTTTCGTTTGCAGGGAATTTAGAAGACCCATCATATCTTCCATTAAATTCCAGCAGGTATTTGTTCTTGAAATCATAGTTTAAGCGGTAAAACGTGCCCACAGTTGACCACTGGTCCGCTCCTTCCACGATACTATAATTCTGGCCCGTAGCCAAATTAAAGGATGACTTATCAGGTAAAATAAGATTATCCCTTTGCATTGAGAGACTTCTATAGTTACTGATTTCTACATTTTCTCCCAGTAATACTTTCAGATGATGATTACCAAAATTGTGTATAAATTCTCCATAGAGATTTCCCGAATAGTAGCTGGTTTTATTTGTTACGTTCTTCAAATAATTGCTACCTGAATACATCACTTCATTCGGCTTAACACTAAAGGGAACGGGAACCACTTTCTGATCGACTCCCTGATTAGTATATTGATAAGTAAAATCCGCCTTTATATTCAACTTGTTCTTTATTGCAGTAGCGGCTAATCCCAGCGTATTCCTAATAAAAGTTTGCTGTGTAATGGACCTGCTCTTACCGTAATAATATTCTCCCACACCTTGTGCAGCAGCCTGGCTCAGGTTACCGTCCGGATTAAGTAACACAGCCATCGGGAACCCGGAATTGTTAATGTTGGTCCAAATGTCCTGTGCACGGTTAGAAGTCATAGGTTCTCTATAATTGTAACTGGAGAAGTCAGCATTGTTAGTTAGTTTCAACCAGCTGGATAACTTAATACCACCCTTAAACCGGAGATTATATCTATTATACTTATCCGGATTAAATCTAAACAGCCCTGATTGACTATAATACCTTCCGGAGATAGCATAATCCATTTGATCATTTCCCCCAGAGGCGCTCAAAGCGTGTTCTGTAGAGGGTATGTTATCTACATAAAGCAACTTGTACCAGTCTGTATTCCCATAGTAAACATATTTTCCATCGGCCGGATTGATCGTTACTTCCGGGAGCAAGCCCGGATGCTCTGAACGGTATTTCAACGAATCGAGATACGTCTGCGAGAACGGGAGGTAATTATTTACAGTGGCGGGCTGCTGAATATAGTCCGTCCAGCCAATCGATGCCTCCCTAAAGCGTTCGGCCCAGGTGTAACCATCCCAAATCAGATCGGGCGTAACAGTACGTTGATTGTTGGAGTAACTACCCGAATAAGTTATCTGTGCTTTTCCTTTCCTCGTAGATTTCGTCGTAATCAGCACCACGCCAAAAACCGCTCTGGCTCCATAAATAGCAGCGGAGGCAGCGTCTTTTAATACGGTTACGCTTTCTATATCACTAGGGTTAACATTAAGCGGATCACCAGGTACACCATCAATCAATATCAGTGCCTGACCACCCGCACCTATGGAAGTTGTTCCCCTGATATTAAAGGAAGGGTTAGCAACAGGCCTACCATCGGATATCTTGATATTCAGGTTAGGAATAGCCCCTTGCAAGGCTCTGGTCACGTTAGGTACTGGTCTGTCAGTAAAAAATTCGGTACCGATCTGGTCAACAGCCCCTGTGAGGTTTGCTTTTTTCTGGCTTCCATAACCAACAACTACAACATCGGATAAAGTACCATCTTTATTTTCCATGATCAAATCGATGGAAGCCCGGCCGGCAATGGCTACTTCCTGAGACTTATACCCAATAAAGCTGATGACCAGCGTTCCATCGGGATTAGGTACAGATAGGGAATAGTGTCCATCTTTATTGGTGAGCGTGCCAATAGATGATGCTTTTAATTTAACGGTGGCGCCTATCAGTGGCTCCCCATTCGCGCTCGTAACGTTTCCCGTTATAACAGTTTGCGCCATAGCCCAAACACATAGGAATTGGAATAAGAGTATAAGGGAACATGCCTTAACCAACCGCGCTCCAAAAGGCCGATATCCAGACTTACGGATATCATCCTTTACGATAAAATTATTAATCATAATTTTAGTTTTTGGTTTTAGTTGCTTTAAAATGAAATTGATTTACGACCCTGGTTGATATATTTTTTCTTTGGGAAATTCTTGCCAGTATTTGTAAAGCCTTACTGACTAAAATATGCTTAAAGTAAAAATGCAAATCCAAATCTACTTTTGATTCATTTATATCTATGCTACTTTTGTTTATATTAATAATACTATTTTTCAGAGGCAGGATAGTAGCAAATAATAATTTAGCATATAGGTACAGGGAATTTCAATTAGTATATTATACTTCTCTTTGTGCCCTCGGTCTAAGCCTGATTTCTAAATAGCCAAAACCGGCTGCTGCATTTTTCTTGTTCTTAGTATAGTAAATCCTTATGTACTTTTATCAAAACTTTTTTGATTCTATTTGATGCGTCCAGGTTGATGGCCGGCATATGGCCTTCTTCCGGGAGGAAAAGTGCAAACATACCCGGCAAAAGTGGAATACCGATTGATTTATCTTCCTTAAAGGTATATAGTACGTCATCGCTTTGAGGCGTGAAGTCTTTGATTTGCTCGAGTAGTGCTATCGAGCTGTAGTAAATCAATTCCTTGCCGGAAATGAGTACATGGATATCTGCATACTGTCTATGAATTTCAATGCTCCCGTCATTCACGGGCTTTGTGTTGTAGTCCTGTACAAGGGCAAATAATTCATCGCCTCTTATAGAATATTTTTTTGCTTCGGTATCGGGAGTAACGGAAGCTATAAAGTCAAATGCTTCACGCCATACCTCCTGGTTTCCTTTTGAATAGCAATGCCAGTTATTAATAAAATCTACAATCATAGCTGCTTAAATTATTGTTTGTTTCAATTCAGGTTAGACGGGTTAAGTTCATTTACCAAAGGTTTCCCTGTGACCAGATTTGCGACGTTCTGAACAAAAATATCCCAAACCCTTTCAAGGAATCTTGAACTGGCGCTGGAACCTGATATATGCGGGCTCATAATTACATTGGACATCTGCCAAAGCGGATGTTCCTGTGGCATTGGATAATAATAATGCGTGTCGAGGGCAGCGCCTGCGATCCAATTTTCATTTAACGCTTTCAATAGTGCCTGCTCCTGAATGAGTGGCCCCCTGGCAGGGTTTAAAATAAATGCATGCGCAGGCAGCATTTTAAGTTCGGGTTCTCCAATGAGCCCCGCTGTATCGCCCGTATGTGGGAGGGCCATGATCAGAAAATCCAGCCCGCTCAAAAAAGCTTCTTTTTCATCCATCAGGAACACCCGGTCAGGTAATATCCCTGCCGCATCTCCTGTTCCCGGAACACAGTAAATATTTTTTCGTTCAGAAACACCTCCACGTGTCATCACATGCACTTTCATATCAAGAGCTTTAGCCAGTCGCGCTGTTTCACGACCGATACCACCATAACCCCAAATCCCCACAACAGACCCTCTTATTTCACGTTGGAACCTTGCGGAACGATCCCATATCCGGGATTCCTGGTTACGGATAATACCCCGCATATCGCGCGCAAGATTAATCATCATGCCTATATTCCATTCTGCAATAGGTACATCAAAAACACCCAATGCATTGCATGCTTTTACACCTCTTTCAGGTAACTGATGCCCCATTAACTGAGTATAGCCTGCAGAAGAAATCTGAAGCATTTTCAGGTTCTTCATTTCCTGGTGATTTTCCGGTGGGAAAGTACAGAAAAGCACATCGCAATTTTGCAGCTGCTCAATTGGGAGTACGCGCACTTTTTCCTGGGGATCATTTATTACTGCCACATTTACACCCGCTATTTCTTTCAGGGAATTTAGCAAGGGTTGATAAACCGGCATGTCAATTAATATGTTAATCATATCGTGAACTATGTAGTTAAAATTTTACCCGGAACGCTATTGAATTCCCCGCTCCCCGGAATAAAGGGGAACCGGCGGATAGTGTCTTCAGTTAATGTAATTCCCAACCCAGGTTTTTCCGGTGGTAATATATAGCCTCCTTTCATTTGCAAAGAATCGCCAATTACCTCGGAATGTAAGGGACCGTATGCGGGCGCTACTTCGAGTATAATTGTATTCGGACAGGCGAAACCACAATGAATATTTTGCATTTGTGAGCCACCAGCTCCCCAGGCATGGGGAGCTATTTTCTGGCCACTGGAAGCTAACATGCCTGCCACCTGGATAAATGAACCTAATCCAGCGGTGAACGATGCATCAGGTTGACCAATCATAAAACTATGTTCATTGATGAAAGTCTGCCATTCGGAAACTGTTGTAAGGCATTCGCCTCCGGCGATCGGAGTGGTGGTTTCACGACATAGCTGGGCATACAAATCAGGTCG
The Chitinophaga sp. MM2321 DNA segment above includes these coding regions:
- a CDS encoding RagB/SusD family nutrient uptake outer membrane protein; its protein translation is MKRYYLFLVLILLGSCKKALERNPLDSLTPDEAFSSEENLQLYINSFYSQMIPTPADIYGYGDFSNLYIGDKLSDIITVRDVSPYLYGVYSAQQATGWTWTTLRNVNYFLANYQKAPVAEARKNHYAGIARFFRAWFYYNKVKQFGDVPWYSQPLSPTDEALYKAKDPRTLVMDSVLADINFACENIDSKKDNTCSAITKWVALALKSRICLYEGTYRKYHTELSLSGTAQTWLQNAAESANQIMTSGTYSLNSTGNPDKDYRTLFVSENPPSSEVMLASISNNTLKKWHVANWTFTSASLGPKISFVKRFINTYLNIDGTRFTDGAGYATEEFQDEVKNRDKRLSQTIRLGNYKRSDGSPAPPDFLYTFTGYHILKFTTDDKSLDGINGNFNSIPIIRYAEVLLNYAEAKAELGTFSTDDWNKTIALLRQRAGITNIAMPTTIDAYMQANFFDDISSIPVLEVRRERGIELAGEGLRYDDLKRWKKGKLLEKEYDGIYVPEKNKLVDLNEDGVPDVSFVDQAPAVSVPGVVYVIIDNASVKLSEGDKGRIIWRANIVRDYADKKYYAPIPFNELVLNKNLVQNDGWDHP
- a CDS encoding YhcH/YjgK/YiaL family protein, with the translated sequence MIVDFINNWHCYSKGNQEVWREAFDFIASVTPDTEAKKYSIRGDELFALVQDYNTKPVNDGSIEIHRQYADIHVLISGKELIYYSSIALLEQIKDFTPQSDDVLYTFKEDKSIGIPLLPGMFALFLPEEGHMPAINLDASNRIKKVLIKVHKDLLY
- a CDS encoding GDSL-type esterase/lipase family protein; amino-acid sequence: MKFHLSVVIILSVLLNPLRGVAQEIKLDSISRPNVYVPRLELFKSFRHSKKDIVLLGNSITFWGEWGELLRSSHIKNRGIPGDNTFGVLERLDEVIDGKPRKVFILIGINDVSAGIPDSIIIRNYKRMITRIKEGSPRTRIYFQTLLPTNSSFTRQMNHFNKEAHILKINAALIEIAAEERITLIDIHTPFSDASGHLFKDCTWDGVHLTKKGYYIWADILKKYIN
- a CDS encoding D-2-hydroxyacid dehydrogenase, with protein sequence MINILIDMPVYQPLLNSLKEIAGVNVAVINDPQEKVRVLPIEQLQNCDVLFCTFPPENHQEMKNLKMLQISSAGYTQLMGHQLPERGVKACNALGVFDVPIAEWNIGMMINLARDMRGIIRNQESRIWDRSARFQREIRGSVVGIWGYGGIGRETARLAKALDMKVHVMTRGGVSERKNIYCVPGTGDAAGILPDRVFLMDEKEAFLSGLDFLIMALPHTGDTAGLIGEPELKMLPAHAFILNPARGPLIQEQALLKALNENWIAGAALDTHYYYPMPQEHPLWQMSNVIMSPHISGSSASSRFLERVWDIFVQNVANLVTGKPLVNELNPSNLN
- a CDS encoding TonB-dependent receptor — protein: MAQTVITGNVTSANGEPLIGATVKLKASSIGTLTNKDGHYSLSVPNPDGTLVISFIGYKSQEVAIAGRASIDLIMENKDGTLSDVVVVGYGSQKKANLTGAVDQIGTEFFTDRPVPNVTRALQGAIPNLNIKISDGRPVANPSFNIRGTTSIGAGGQALILIDGVPGDPLNVNPSDIESVTVLKDAASAAIYGARAVFGVVLITTKSTRKGKAQITYSGSYSNNQRTVTPDLIWDGYTWAERFREASIGWTDYIQQPATVNNYLPFSQTYLDSLKYRSEHPGLLPEVTINPADGKYVYYGNTDWYKLLYVDNIPSTEHALSASGGNDQMDYAISGRYYSQSGLFRFNPDKYNRYNLRFKGGIKLSSWLKLTNNADFSSYNYREPMTSNRAQDIWTNINNSGFPMAVLLNPDGNLSQAAAQGVGEYYYGKSRSITQQTFIRNTLGLAATAIKNKLNIKADFTYQYTNQGVDQKVVPVPFSVKPNEVMYSGSNYLKNVTNKTSYYSGNLYGEFIHNFGNHHLKVLLGENVEISNYRSLSMQRDNLILPDKSSFNLATGQNYSIVEGADQWSTVGTFYRLNYDFKNKYLLEFNGRYDGSSKFPANERFGFFPSVSAGWRLAEEGFMKDTRRWLDNFKLRGSYGTLGNGQIGSYRYIQQVRAGTSATIVNGVFPTYIQQPGVIPDGLTWEKATTLDLGVDIDVLHNRLSASFDWYQRNTTDMITSGQPLPAVFGAAVPVGNYADLSTKGFEASLRWSDQIKSNKPINYSFRFTLSDNQSYITKFYNPNNLISTYYVGQRVGDIWGYVNDGFFTSKEDIASHADQSFVIISSGNKLYPGDIKFKDLNEDGKINKGKSTVDDHGDIAIIGNSQPRFTYSINSNWDWNNFSLSVFFQGVGKRNWYPGYESDLFWGQYGRSYAVLPKHTLDHWTEDNPDAYFPRYRFGTTYPPRQLGTPQTRYLQNVSYIRLKDLTIGYTLPQHITKRMNISNVRFYLSGQNIWTFSPMFKHIPDIDPETIEVGTYQTTQGDGNVYPMLKTYTFGVNVTF